Within Theileria orientalis strain Shintoku DNA, chromosome 4, complete genome, the genomic segment AATGTGTCTCCTTGGTACCTAAACAATGAAAACATATTCACTTGGGAGGAGATTCAAGAGTATGTGACATCCGAAAGACCCTTTGATCACGATGAATCTATTAAAGTAACCTACTTTGGCTCTGTTGCATTTGCTATTCTTCTTTCAAATAAGTTGTCAAGGCATAAGTTGTATAGCTTCTGCTCCGAAGACGTAGAAGAGTTTGCAAAATTATCCGCGTAAGTACTGACAATGGCATGACATTAGCAATAGTACCAAGTGTGCGTAACGGTAATATTATGACtattagtgtgtatggTAATATTATGGCGATTAGTGTGCATGGTAATATTATGGCGattagtgtgtatagtAGTATAGTGGTAATACTAATGGGAGTATTATTTAGCTTAACTCACATTAAAGGCGcttgttaaaatttgaagCTCTTGCCGCAGCCACACTTTGACGTGACATTCGGGTTGTCGAACGTAAATCCCTCGGACAACTCGTCCTCCCCGTAGTCTATGCTGCTGCCCAGGAGGTAGAAGGCCGCCTTGTTTTCAATTGCCAGAACCAACTTGCCGTCCTTGTCGTAAACCCGCTCGTCCATCTCCTTGAGCTTTGAATCCTCCACCAATTTCATCTCATACACGTAGCCGTTACACCCCTTAACGCGCAAACACAGGTATACCACCTTATTGGCTGAAGAAAAATTAGaagttatatttattttgctGGAATATTAGGCAAATGTGCTTGTACGTGTTATTGTGGTTAATTAAATGCGTTAAACTTGTTAAACCTACTGTTTGAAATTATTTCATACAGGCGACCCAGCGCCTTTTGCGATAAAGTCACTATATCCTTCCGTTTACTTCTTCGAAAGTTCACATCCTTGGTTggaataaatttatgtgttAAGTCTGTTGAGTATTTTCTACagtttgtgtttgttttaCAGTGCTTTAGGTGTGACGCAACTACATTTCGGAAGAGTCGAGTAAACATTAGTATACTTAATAAATTTTCGATGttttaacataatttatttacacataaaacGTGCGTTTGATATTGACAGTATATGttagaaaatattttaaaagattAAATTTTAGTGAACGACTTCGCCCTCCCTCCACAAAACCAGACGGGGGTCCCTTTTGCAAAAGGCTCTCGTGGCCAACGCCAGGTTATCGTTATCATTCATCACTCTTCCTTTACACCCGACCAAAACGTCCTTAGAAGACTCCTCGTCCCCGTATAAAAGCTTCTTTAGTCCTCGCACAGTCAGGTCGTCtgacaaatatatttttctgCCATTTTCCCAGTATTTGACCATAGGTCCAGGCTTAAATACCTTGTTTGTAAaccatttgtatttatcgGCAAGGAATTCAACTGATGAAGATATGAAACTATCATTGTTTTTGCTCTTTTGGTTTGGTGGGATTTCCGAAAGTTCTAAATAATCCAATGGCCCACCGGCTGTTGGCGATATATATAATCTGTATCCTAGCTTTGTATCTGCTCTGTACCTCACGTACCAAATAAAAGCTGGGAAGGCAATCAACATAACATACTTGTTGTTACTCTGGGCGTAGTAAAACGAATTATAGAATCTTCCAAGTCTATAATTCAGGCTTCTACGGAATTTAGTTGCTAGAGAAACGCTCATTTTAAgtaaacaaatacaaatgaaaatatgtaCAAGACTACTAAGTTTCGATAAATTACATGACTAAGTTATGaagttgtttaaaaataaggtaCAGATATACACAAAGACAGTTTTCaacatatattttgttgTTAATATATCTAAATGATAcgtttttatgtttattattattgtatgGTGTTGGGTATAAtaatgttacacattaaaacagttattaatttattttttattattagtttattaCAACAAAAACATTGATTTGCAATCGcttttaacttattttaagAATGatataagtgtgtgtactCTTCcctaaatgtgtttatacGATAATTCTTAAAACTTCCaaagaaataaaacatttaaGATTCTTTATAagatattataattatgtttttgtttaGTCGTTTGTAATTTGAATATGGAGATTTTTATTGAATTTTTAAGAGTTTTGTCCACCAGTCTGAATTCACGTACCACCTCTCTGATTAAATCGTCCGCAAACCACAGCAAATTGTTAGTGCTATGTGttttatgtgtttttagGTTGAAGTTTTTAGTAGTTAAAATTGGCGTGTGTAGACATAGAACTAGAGTCAACCTGCTACTATGGAATACTCTTTGGAGATTCAGATTTATAAAAAGGGGATTCACCGACACCACCTCCAGGGTGGAAATTTTCATAAAGCCCATAGAAGACAAGGTCGCTCTGGACGTATTTTTACcagttatttttaatgtgtgtgttagATTGGCACTGAGATTCTTGCTGAGTTTCTTCTGCTGACTACTATGATATCCACCATGTTTTAcagtatttatttaagGTGAGTAACCCTTTTCATAGTGTAATCAGGCGAACCAAGTATAACTCCATAGTGGCCAGGCAGAACGCTCAGGAAGCCAAGGTTCTATCGAGACTCGATTACATTGAGCAGGAGATTTCTAAAAtgttcaattttaaatccaCAATGAAGGAATCggaaaaaaaaatataatttttaattcatatCAAATtgatacacatttgtttataCCCACACATActgtgtatgtttatttgattgtaattatttaccATGTATTTTTGACTTTTaccataatatttaatctaTAGGGATGCTTAAGAGGCTTCTTTATGTTCTTAAACCTGTTAGGTTTAAGACGAATCTTGCAACAACCCAGACCTGTACCAATTTGTCCAATTTTACCGTAAAGGTGCGACGGCGGTTTTTAAACGACGTGTATTTCGATTTGGAGGACGAGTATAAGAGAATATCGAGGTATTTTTGCCTGTTTTACAGTTTATTCCGTAGAAGTACCAAGTATTCCCACTATGGCCTCGGGATGTTTATCTTAATTCCCACTGGGCTAGCCCTGTTTTCTCCTTCCACACCTTCCTTTGTGAATTTGTTATCGCATCAGTTTAAGGTATCTTCCTTGGCCCTCTGCTGGCTGTCTTCCAATTACTTGGCCTTTAACCTTTGTAGGTTCGGCAGAAGCTCATTGCTCGCCAATTCAAGGTGCGTTGTAGTAATAGCACATATATTCAGGGGGTTCGTTGGACTTGCTTTTGCCATTGCTGGCATTGCTGGTACTCTGATAATCGGCGATTACAACATCATCTCCGGGCTCTATTCACTTCTGGGCTGCTATGCGCTCCTGGGAAGCTACAACTACCTTCTTGCCCACAATAAATTACTCCCTCGTTCCATATTTATCCCATCATCTGGGTTGATTCTTTTCAATCTGGCCGCTATATCGCTGTGTATTATCAAATCCCATTTCGTTAAGGAGGACTTGACCACCACCTCCCATGAAGAAATTGTTAGGAGATTCGAGTCTTCGAagctgtttaaaaaaacttTGGCAAAATCGGAAAACGAACAGAAGTAATCACCATAACACCCTGCTCTCTGTAACAATTAGAGTTGTctttatgtttgtgttgaccagtatatatgtgtatacagaacaatttatatacactcaTGTcgtgtacacacacatttaagtAACACTGTATACATACATGTTACATATGAGCAAATTCACTGTGAATATCATTGCTGCTAGTTACTGcgtttattattaatggTATTGTTATGAATATCATTGGTACTGTGAATATTCATCGCGTTAAAGTTGATTTATTATGTAGCGGACTGCTGAGCAGTTTTGATCTTTGTACTTGTAGTTTCCAAACGTTTTACTGATGATCCTCTTCTTGCTCGAGTACTCTTTCAGTTCCAGGGAATCCttgtgtattatttgcGACAGTAGCACTGGGAACACGTGTTCGTGTGTTCTTTTGCACACTACTTCGTTGTACTTCACCTTGTTCACCTTCTCTGTCGTCTCATTCAGCTTCTTGAACACTTCAAACCCTTCGTTGTAAATGTACTTCACTGCCTCCGTTAAGTTAGTAAacttatttgttttaaagtGCGAGGCTCCTTTGAAGTGGCTATCGTCTGTGAAGTGACTCTTGTTTCCCGTTCTGTAAAAGTCCACGAAGTTGACCAGCATCTGTGAAAATTTATCTTGTATTCTATAAAAGTAGTCTTGGTCGTCTGTTTTCAGGTACAGTTCAAAGACCGGTGGGTCAAATACCATATGATGATTTACCTAAGACcgttaattattttattatgtttgtgtatatatgtgttgaTGTATGTGCGCATCTATCTCTGTacaaacatatatatgcGCCGTTGTGTTGAAGTCTTAAACTCACGTTAACTATTGACATTCCGTATGACACTACTATCTGTGCCAGGTGAAACAGCGGATACACCGAGAGCGGCAATTTAGTTGAGCCATATGGAAACAAACCTTCCCAGCACCCATCTAGGCctatacatttttatacaccATCTTTTCCATGGGAATTACACATAAACCATCATCAATACCACCAGTATCTAACTCTCAAACTAATCACTCTGTAtcactactactatcaACGTACCCTTTATTACTCTCAGTAACGTTGGATATGATTGATTGTTCAATGCTCTGTTTGCGTTTGACATGAACTGGAGTATAAATGGCAGAGTTTCTTGTGTAAAATTCCTTGATACAATTCCTAAATCGTTATCAGTGACCAATTAATCTACTCAGAGTCCGGTACTTATGTATTCTAGTGGTTTCTTACACCACTAATTATCTTTTGTATCATATACATACAATACATGTTCCAGTACCTTGTGCTATTATTGGCGTTGTACTCTTCTgcagtgtgtgtattatgTTCTTTGACTTgttatatttcatattgTAGCCAAAGAAGCTCGTTTTTTGTGGGTATGTGAGCTTGTGAGATATGAACGTCCTGTTGCACACATATCTGTTCAGAAATGAACAACACACTTTTAACAGCTGTATCGACTGCTGGTTACTTGCGTACGTGTTACACACTGCGTCACTCTGCGCTATTATGTctgtaaattaatcattattACTGTAATCGGCCATGTTAACACGCTTGACTATAAATGTGACTATAATGTAACCATATTattaactatatatttaactGCATAATTAACTATACATTTATCCTTTTCTACCTTCAAAGATTGCTATTTTCCACAGGTGGTCGTGTCTTTTCATTGGCAGCGTTGTTGCATTTTCACCTATCACCGATGCCACGTAGTTGTACCCGATAGAACTTGTTGTtgacagcagcagcgtttccatcttctccttACTTGCAATGTCGTTGTTGAACACTGTTTTCAGTAACTTTTCGACCCCCTCGTTCGTGTCCTTCGTCAGATCCGATATTGAGAAGCTGCCGTGCTTTCCTGAGTAACTGAACCAACATCAATCTTAGGTTTATTCAAACACATTATATGCTGTATTTAACTAAGCCACTGCTCTGTGCAATGCCACTACACTGCTGTTACTCTTACTTGGATATGAATTCTAGTACTGTCAGGCACGATCTTATATCATCCTTGTACGTTTCCTGTAtttccttcaggtactcctcCGGTATGAACACTCCTTCCTCCTCCATTATTGACTCCAGCCTCGACTTCAGTAGCACATTATCACACGATTCTATCATCACTACCTTCGATATTTCTCtcaactccttcaggttccttGCGTATACGTCCGTGCACGTGCATATTATTGGCCTGTGTGTACTTGTTTCTCTCATAGCGCTTACCTCTTAATGAAGTTCCCCTTTGGCCCctttttactgtttatCTGCTTCAGGTGTGTTATTATTGACAGCTCCTGGCCGTGCAGTGTATCTACGTCTTCTAATAAGCACAGGTTCGGTCTTTTCGGGTCCACTGACCCTGCCGACACTACTCCGTTGATTATTGGTATCACTCTTCCCTTCGTTCTATCGTCGCTTGAGTTAATTTCCACGATGTTGTATCCGCAGTGTCTTCCCAGCACTTGAACCAGGCACGTTTTTCCCACTCCTGACGGACCTCCTATTAACAGGATCTTATTTTCTGGCTCCTTGTATTTACTCAAATAATTCGAGGAGCACTTCCAACTAGACAGCCACCTCAAGCACTaaagttttttatttttgccTTTTCCTACCTCTAGATTCGCGTTTTCTCTCGTTAGCAGGTCTGAGAAATATTCTGGTTTGTACTTGGTCACCCAGTTCTCCTTTCTTGACTCCGAAACTTCTCTTcgtttcttcttcctcttcttaaTTATTCTTCCCGTGAACACATCCTCATCTTCGTACTCATCATgcttcattttatatattctcctgtatttgttaatgtaTTCCTCCAAAACTTACTTGAATAGCCTGTCTATAGGTTCCGATATCAACGAGCTAGATTCTGCTGAATCAGATTCCGATTCATTACTTCTGTAGTATTTCATGTATACCGGTGGGTTAACCGTCGAATATGTGGAGGATTTAATTGCAAACGACTCTCCATTTTCCAGTTTTtcgtttaatttaaacagtTTAGACTTGTCatttctacacatttgatgATACTGTGTCCTATCTATGTTGAAATAGTCACTCCCTGACGGGTTGAATATTCTCGCCAGGTCCAACAGATCTAAACAGCTGTATCCATAACTTGGAAATGGGCTCAGTGGGTAGAACTCCAGTGGTTTTTGAAATGATGTTGAATGTGCATACGTATATTCAGTGGGCTCTTTTTTATGTGATTCTGGTTTAGAATCCACTTTTTTATCCTGATTCTTGTTTACAAAATCAAATGAAAAGTCATCAGAGAAATCGTCTCCATATATTTCGTTTAAAATATCGAATGTGTCGTTGTCATCCATGTTTAtctaatataaattaacagaaTCGCAGGAtaaaagaaggaaagagATATAATACAGTAGAGTTGCGATGtactatttataaaatataaaacatgAAAAAAGTGATCTGAAGTTATCTATATTCCacgaaatgtgtaagtcaGATGGGGgtcaaatataatttaaaaatcacaATAAATGTAGTTATGAATGTTTaactttataaaattagtgAGTTTGAACGTTTCCCTTTTTCTTGGCTATGTCATAAAGGGTTTTCCAGTAGTATAAGTCGAATTTTTTTGTCCCTCTGTATAAGGTAGTGATATCATCGGATTCGTACGCTCCGAATAAGTGCACAACGATTTTGAAGTTGCGCAGCAACATTGGATCGATTAGATTCTTCTCGCTGTTCACTAACAAATACAACGTCCTCATCTTCTGGCCCAATACCATGCGCTCCTCTAACATCTCCAAATTTGCCAGGAATTTGGTAAAGAGCCCTTCGTGGGACCTCCTCACCCTCATCTCCTGGAACTTCTTGGATTTAGAGTGGTAAATCTTATTGTACAGGTAGACTCCGTAGTCGTCGAGTGTCGAGTAGTAGAAATAGTGCATAAACCATGCTATGAACAGTCCAAATATCACGTCAACGACGTAGTGGTACTTGGAGGCGACTATCAGAAATAGCACAAAGGCTGCGTAGAGCACGCTTATCACTCTTACGGCCACGTTCCTCGTGTTTTCATACAGCAACACGcatgtgtatattgtaTACAATGAATGCCCTGATATGATTAAATCAGTGCAATTGTCCACTATGCCCGTGATTCCTTGGAAGAACCTCAGGAAGAGCGTTCTGTACGTCACGTTGTGTAACTGGGGGTTACAGTTGTACTGGCAGGCGGGTATCGTAGTCACAATTATGAATATTGACTTGATGAGGTTCCCCGTCCCTATGAACAGCACTATTCTGATTGCTACGTGATAGACGTACAGGTGTGTTGCGAAGAACGCCAGCCTGATGACTGCCGCCGAGAAGAATAACTGCATTAGTATGTCGCAAAACAGCTTGTTGAACGGGTGCTTGAACCGGTCCAGGATCTCGTGAAATCTGTCTGGCACCGGCACCCTTGATGTTTTCAGGTATATCAGGTCGCTGAAATACATTGAGAAGCAGATTATGAAAATTACGGCCACCACGTACACCCCCGTGAGCACCAGTCTCAGGAAGAGCAGAATGTCGAGTCTGATATACTCCTTTATCGCCTGCTTAACTTCTGCCTCGACGTCCGTGTTTTCGTCTACTGTAAATGGAGTCCACTCGTCCATCGTTACCGTCACGTCCGGACTCTCGGACTTCTTAAACAACTTCTGGCCAGCACATTCCCTCCTTAAAATACCCATTTAAATCACGTGCTTGTTTTAAAGAGTCAAATATATCCAACACTCATTGTTTTATTTCGAAGGGTGTTTAAATCTGCGATATATTAGTCGCTTTTAAGCTCCAGAGGTACCAGCTCACTCATGTACTTCAATCCACATTTTATGGGATGTTTTTTTCAaagtttatttacaaataatatacatattcaATTTAAGTAACATACGTGCTAGAATGTGTTGAAATTAGTGATAGTTTCATCTCCTCTGATGGGGAGTGTGGAACTGACCTCAGTCAATCTGAATGGAGATCCAACAGTTTCAATCCAGTATCGACGATTGTagcttcctccttctcagTTTTAACCTTAACCTTTTCCAGTAACTGAAATTAAATGACTTCGTTCCTCTGTACAGCGAAAGCAGGTCGTCACACTCCTTTATTCCGAAAAAGTACACCATGGATTTATACTCTTTGAACACTCCGTCGCTGATGTTACTGCTTCCGTACACTAGCGGTTGCAACGATTTGAGCTTGTGGCCCACCGATATCAGCTTCGGCAGCTGCTCCAGTTCCGCGAACCCCCTGGTCACCGCACTGCTTTCCAGCTTGCTCATtttcaggtcctcctcctccttgtgTTTCGCGGAGTTGAtcttgtttaaaaaatatactcCGAAAGAATCTATCCTCGAGTAGTAGAAGTAGTAGAACGAGCCTGCGAACAGCAGTGAGAACATCACGTCCACTGTGTAGTGGAACTTTGTGGCCACGATCATCACCGCTGTGACCAGCGCGTACAGCGTCATCAGCATCGTGAACAGCGGTCCTGAGTTCTGCCCCAGTATGATTAGGCCCAGGAACATGATGAACGCTCTTCCTGAGAACAGCAGCCCTGTGCAGTCCAGCTTCCCCTCTTCTCCGAACATCATCGTCGCGTAGGTCTTCCACCACTTGTCCGAGATCCTCAGCGGCACGCAGTACGGGTATGGGGACGGTATTGTCGTGAATATAACCGCCAGCCCCCTCAGCAGGTACGTGAACACGTATATGTATGCGAACCTCAGGAGCACCTGAACGTTAAACAGCACTGGGTAGAAGAGGATGAACCTCAGCATCAGCACCACCACGAACGCGT encodes:
- a CDS encoding uncharacterized protein (HesB/YadR/YfhF family protein), which gives rise to MFTRLFRNVVASHLKHCKTNTNCRKYSTDLTHKFIPTKDVNFRRSKRKDIVTLSQKALGRLYEIISNTNKVVYLCLRVKGCNGYVYEMKLVEDSKLKEMDERVYDKDGKLVLAIENKAAFYLLGSSIDYGEDELSEGFTFDNPNVTSKCGCGKSFKF
- a CDS encoding replication factor C — its product is MDDNDTFDILNEIYGDDFSDDFSFDFVNKNQDKKVDSKPESHKKEPTEYTYAHSTSFQKPLEFYPLSPFPSYGYSCLDLLDLARIFNPSGSDYFNIDRTQYHQMCRNDKSKLFKLNEKLENGESFAIKSSTYSTVNPPVYMKYYRSNESESDSAESSSLISEPIDRLFKRIYKMKHDEYEDEDVFTGRIIKKRKKKRREVSESRKENWVTKYKPEYFSDLLTRENANLECLRWLSSWKCSSNYLSKYKEPENKILLIGGPSGVGKTCLVQVLGRHCGYNIVEINSSDDRTKGRVIPIINGVVSAGSVDPKRPNLCLLEDVDTLHGQELSIITHLKQINSKKGPKGNFIKRPIICTCTDVYARNLKELREISKVVMIESCDNVLLKSRLESIMEEEGVFIPEEYLKEIQETYKDDIRSCLTVLEFISNYSGKHGSFSISDLTKDTNEGVEKLLKTVFNNDIASKEKMETLLLSTTSSIGYNYVASVIGENATTLPMKRHDHLWKIAIFEDIIAQSDAVCNTYASNQQSIQLLKVCCSFLNRYVCNRTFISHKLTYPQKTSFFGYNMKYNKSKNIIHTLQKSTTPIIAQGIVSRNFTQETLPFILQFMSNANRALNNQSYPTLLRVIKGTLIVVVIQSLDGCWEGLFPYGSTKLPLSVYPLFHLAQIVVSYGMSIVNVNHHMVFDPPVFELYLKTDDQDYFYRIQDKFSQMLVNFVDFYRTGNKSHFTDDSHFKGASHFKTNKFTNLTEAVKYIYNEGFEVFKKLNETTEKVNKVKYNEVVCKRTHEHVFPVLLSQIIHKDSLELKEYSSKKRIISKTFGNYKYKDQNCSAVRYIINQL
- a CDS encoding uncharacterized protein (phosphatidic acid phosphatase type 2-like family protein) encodes the protein MGILRRECAGQKLFKKSESPDVTVTMDEWTPFTVDENTDVEAEVKQAIKEYIRLDILLFLRLVLTGVYVVAVIFIICFSMYFSDLIYLKTSRVPVPDRFHEILDRFKHPFNKLFCDILMQLFFSAAVIRLAFFATHLYVYHVAIRIVLFIGTGNLIKSIFIIVTTIPACQYNCNPQLHNVTYRTLFLRFFQGITGIVDNCTDLIISGHSLYTIYTCVLLYENTRNVAVRVISVLYAAFVLFLIVASKYHYVVDVIFGLFIAWFMHYFYYSTLDDYGVYLYNKIYHSKSKKFQEMRVRRSHEGLFTKFLANLEMLEERMVLGQKMRTLYLLVNSEKNLIDPMLLRNFKIVVHLFGAYESDDITTLYRGTKKFDLYYWKTLYDIAKKKGNVQTH
- a CDS encoding uncharacterized protein (phosphatidic acid phosphatase type 2-like family protein); this translates as MLKAEVYSAKLTGSGKSSDSTKGFDDMNLLYKYDGEVSLEREVVEALNEGRKLIYGCLFRMLILIPTFLLFYTFYRGMVFLIDVYFHDHTLERFLDRLHENIDDRHLPFINRMSDGLFYAFVVVLMLRFILFYPVLFNVQVLLRFAYIYVFTYLLRGLAVIFTTIPSPYPYCVPLRISDKWWKTYATMMFGEEGKLDCTGLLFSGRAFIMFLGLIILGQNSGPLFTMLMTLYALVTAVMIVATKFHYTVDVMFSLLFAGSFYYFYYSRIDSFGVYFLNKINSAKHKEEEDLKMSKLESSAVTRGFAELEQLPKLISVGHKLKSLQPLVYGSSNISDGVFKEYKSMVYFFGIKECDDLLSLYRGTKSFNFSYWKRLRLKLRRRKLQSSILD